Proteins encoded in a region of the Acidobacteriota bacterium genome:
- a CDS encoding EamA family transporter has translation MCFNPLGRLANSNALRYAPVSEVSLFAPTETVAGTVWAALFLSELPGVSTVAGAAVVLAGVFYGTVAAGRSKRFRPGPGGAIRRLAP, from the coding sequence CTGTGCTTCAACCCCCTGGGCCGGCTGGCCAACTCGAACGCCCTCCGCTACGCCCCGGTGTCGGAGGTCTCGCTGTTCGCGCCGACCGAGACGGTGGCCGGGACGGTGTGGGCCGCATTGTTCCTGTCGGAGTTGCCCGGTGTCAGCACGGTGGCCGGCGCAGCGGTGGTGCTGGCCGGCGTGTTCTACGGCACGGTCGCGGCCGGCCGTTCCAAGCGCTTCAGGCCGGGTCCGGGCGGCGCGATTCGTAGGCTGGCCCCGTGA
- a CDS encoding D-tyrosyl-tRNA(Tyr) deacylase, producing the protein MRALVQRAAEARVRVDGQVIGEIGPGLCCLVGVTHGDDRDAVVKLAAKLWNLRIFADENGHMNRSVADTSGELLVISQFTLYGDTRKGRRPSFIAAAAPDEAVRLIDELVAELRRLGATVATGSFGANMAVELTNDGPVTLMLEV; encoded by the coding sequence GTGAGAGCACTGGTGCAACGGGCGGCCGAAGCCCGGGTGCGGGTGGACGGCCAGGTCATCGGCGAGATCGGTCCGGGCCTGTGCTGCTTGGTCGGAGTGACCCACGGCGACGACCGGGACGCCGTGGTGAAGCTGGCCGCCAAGCTGTGGAATCTGCGCATCTTCGCCGACGAGAACGGCCACATGAACCGGTCTGTGGCCGACACCAGCGGCGAGCTGCTGGTCATCAGCCAGTTCACGCTGTACGGCGACACCCGCAAGGGCCGCCGGCCGTCGTTCATCGCCGCGGCCGCGCCCGACGAGGCGGTCCGCCTGATCGACGAGTTAGTGGCAGAGTTGCGACGTCTGGGTGCCACCGTGGCCACCGGCTCCTTCGGGGCCAATATGGCAGTGGAGCTGACCAACGACGGCCCCGTCACCCTGATGCTCGAAGTCTGA